One Carassius auratus strain Wakin chromosome 16, ASM336829v1, whole genome shotgun sequence genomic window carries:
- the LOC113116766 gene encoding ubiquinone biosynthesis O-methyltransferase, mitochondrial-like encodes MAVPRGDNLLNVHGVRQLSKPLAGLRILDVACGGGVLSEPLGRLGADVLGIDPVEDSVRTAELHSSYDPDLREGVRYQACTLEELAEEEVEGFHAVVASEVVEHLADLDAFASRGQELLQIPIIFIISNAPGGSLFITTLNKTNVSYVFGIVAAEQLLRIVPSGTHDWEKFISPEDLERLLESFGFYVEAIRGMIYNPLTGAWSWQKSMAINYALHAIKRKEEPQPDVVWAESENLDEPGRDTSYS; translated from the exons ATGGCGGTGCCCCGGGG GGATAATTTGTTGAATGTGCATGGCGTGCGGCAGTTGAGCAAACCTCTAGCTGGACTCCGAATCCTGGATGTCGCCTGTGGTGGAGGTGTGCTGAGTGAG CCTCTAGGGAGGTTAGGAGCAGACGTCCTGGGAATCGACCCAGTGGAGGACAGTGTGCGGACCGCAGAGCTGCACTCCTCCTATGATCCTGATTTACGAGAGGGAGTTCGCTATCAGGCCTGCACCCTGGAGGAGCTCGCTGAGGAGGAAGTAGAGGGATTTCATGCTGTAGTGGCATCTGAGGTGGTGGAACATCTGGCTGACCTGGATGCCTTTGCCAGCAG AGGACAAGAGTTACTCCAAATCCCCATAATCTTTATAATCTCTAATGCG cctggTGGCTCTCTTTTCATCACCACTCTTAACAAAACCAACGTGTCCTACGTTTTTGGGATTGTGGCAGCGGAGCAGCTGTTGAGGATTGTTCCGAGTGGAACTCATGACTGGGAGAAGTTCATCAGCCCAGAGGATTTGGAACGACTTCTGGAGTCTT TTGGTTTCTACGTGGAGGCTATCAGAGGCATGATATACAATCCTCTCACAGGAGCGTGGAGCTGGCAGAAGAGCATGGCCATCAACTATGCACTGCATGCAATCAAACGCAAAGAAGAACCCCAGCCTGACGTGGTCTGGGCTGAAAGTGAGAATCTGGATGAACCAGGTCGAGACACAAGTTACAGCTGA
- the LOC113116030 gene encoding failed axon connections homolog, producing MYWVAGFASSRSFVVDLGRNQSPSLGLCCSDERHLFHGYIVAIPVQDFGGIMSGLVSDSWWRKTLYITGGALLAAAAYLLHELLSIRKEQQLDSKDAIILHQFSRPKNGVPSLSPFCLKMETYLRMVDLPYQNYFDGSLSSQGKMPWIEYNYKQVCGTEFIIDFLEEKLGVSLNKSLSAQEQAVAQAITTMVEEHLYWTIAYCQWVDNVQETQRMLDFPGPLSDLLKWILCQLTGGIVKREMYCHGIGCFTKEEVYTLMEKDMRTLATLLGDKKYIMGPKLSSVDATVFGHLAQAMWTLPGTRPEQLIKGELINLAMYCERIRRKFWPEWFVDLEDFCYDSDNDASSGTPTCLLDLGLFSRTDTLEGSDLSLRSHSNTHSQDSDHSARSLSDSDIEADGSDVEQQVTGKI from the exons atgtaCTGGGTCGCTGGTTTTGCCTCCTCCCGCTCGTTCGTGGTTGATCTTGGCCGGAATCAGAGCCCGTCCCTCGGGTTGTGTTGCTCTGATGAGCGTCACTTATTTCATGGATACATAGTAGCCATCCCTGTGCAGGATTTCGGCGGGATCATGTCGGGTCTGGTATCGGATTCCTGGTGGAGGAAGACGCTTTACATCACCGGAGGTGCCCTGCTGGCTGCGGCTGCGTATCTGCTGCACGAGCTGCTCTCCATCAG GAAAGAACAACAGTTGGATTCTAAAGATGCCATCATCCTTCACCAGTTCTCCAGGCCAAAAAACGGGGTGCCAAGCCTTTCACCTTTCTGCCTGAAAATGGAGACCTATCTGCGCATGGTTGATCTCCCCTATCAA AATTACTTCGATGGAAGCCTCTCTTCCCAGGGCAAGATGCCTTGGATCGAGTATAATTACAAGCAGGTGTGCGGGACTGAATTTATAATTGACTTTCTGGAGGAGAAACTTGGTGTGAGCCTAAACAAGAGTCTAAGCGCTCAGGAGCAGGCGGTAGCGCAGGCCATCACCACCATGGTGGAGGAACACTTGTACTG GACCATTGCTTACTGTCAGTGGGTGGATAATGTTCAAGAGACTCAAAGGATGCTGGACTTTCCCGGGCCCCTCAGTGACCTGCTGAAATGGATCCTGTGTCAGCTGACTGGTGGCATTGTAAAGCGAGAGATGTACTGTCACGGCATCGGCTGCTTCACTAAGGAGGAAGTTTACACCCTCATGGAGAAGGACATGCGCACACTGGCCACACTGCTAG GGGATAAGAAGTACATCATGGGTCCCAAGCTGTCCAGTGTGGATGCCACGGTGTTCGGTCACCTTGCACAAGCCATGTGGACACTGCCTGGCACACGGCCCGAGCAGCTCATTAAAG GAGAACTGATCAACCTCGCCATGTACTGTGAGCGCATACGGAGGAAGTTCTGGCCCGAGTGGTTTGTGGACTTGGAGGACTTTTGTTACGACAGCGACAATGATGCTAGCAGCGGGACACCTACCTGCTTGCTGGACCTTGGTCTCTTTTCCAGGACAGACACTTTAGAGGGAAGTGATCTAAGCCTCCGGTCACACAGTAATACACACTCGCAAGACTCGGACCACTCCGCACGCTCGCTCTCAGACTCTGACATTGAAGCAGATGGCTCGGATGTGGAGCAGCAGGTCACGGGTAAAATCTAA